A genomic stretch from Haemophilus parainfluenzae ATCC 33392 includes:
- a CDS encoding L-threonylcarbamoyladenylate synthase, whose product MSQFFYIHPENPQARLINQAVEILRQGGVIVYPTDSGYALGCMIGDKHAMDRIVAIRKLPEGHNFTLVCSDLSELSTYATVSNVAYRLIKNNTPGRYTFILTATKELPRRLMTSKRKTIGLRVPDNQIALDLLKALGEPILSCSLMLPDNEHMTYSDPEEIRECLERQVDLIIHGGYLGQEPTTVVDLTEESPVILREGSGSTDPFI is encoded by the coding sequence ATGAGCCAATTTTTCTATATCCATCCTGAAAATCCGCAAGCGCGTTTGATTAATCAAGCGGTAGAAATTTTGCGTCAAGGCGGTGTCATTGTATACCCGACCGATTCAGGCTATGCCTTAGGTTGTATGATCGGCGATAAACATGCGATGGATCGTATCGTGGCGATTCGTAAATTGCCAGAAGGGCATAATTTTACGTTGGTATGTAGCGATTTATCCGAGCTTTCAACCTATGCAACGGTCAGTAATGTGGCTTATCGCTTAATTAAAAATAATACACCAGGGCGCTATACCTTTATTTTGACGGCGACGAAAGAGCTTCCTCGTCGCTTAATGACGTCAAAACGAAAAACCATTGGCTTGCGTGTACCGGATAACCAAATTGCCTTAGATTTATTGAAGGCATTAGGAGAACCAATTTTATCTTGCTCACTGATGTTGCCTGATAATGAACATATGACTTATTCCGATCCCGAAGAGATTCGCGAATGCTTAGAACGTCAAGTGGATTTAATTATTCATGGTGGCTATTTAGGTCAAGAGCCAACAACGGTGGTAGATTTAACGGAAGAATCGCCAGTCATTTTACGTGAAGGAAGTGGTAGTACCGATCCTTTCATTTAA
- the rluB gene encoding 23S rRNA pseudouridine(2605) synthase RluB produces MKPIQKPVRQEREKQAGKQPHFERKDRKSAVNSDIKSTPKAKVAKPSCQSTVEGEKLQKVLARAGQGSRREIEAMIADNRVSVDGKMATLGDRIDVHSGVKVRIDGRIINLQQAQKEVCRVLMYYKPEGELCTRSDPEGRPTVFDRLPRLNGARWIAVGRLDINTSGLLLFTTDGELANCLMHPSREVEREYSVRVFGQVDDAMLARLRRGVQLEDGPANFKEIKFAGGIGINQWYDVTLMEGRNREVRRLWESQGIQVSRLIRIRYGNIKLMKGLPRGGWEEMDLENVNYLRELVGLPPETETKLDVTKPRRRPKSGQIRKAVKRYTELSKRYKK; encoded by the coding sequence ATGAAACCTATTCAAAAACCAGTCAGACAAGAACGTGAAAAACAAGCGGGAAAACAACCGCACTTTGAGCGTAAAGATCGTAAAAGTGCGGTCAATTCTGACATCAAATCAACTCCTAAGGCTAAGGTAGCTAAGCCATCTTGTCAATCTACTGTAGAAGGTGAAAAATTACAGAAAGTGCTTGCGCGAGCAGGACAGGGCTCTCGTCGTGAAATTGAAGCGATGATTGCTGATAACCGTGTGAGTGTTGATGGCAAAATGGCGACTCTTGGTGATCGTATCGATGTACATTCTGGTGTAAAAGTGCGTATTGATGGTCGTATCATCAACCTTCAACAAGCACAAAAAGAAGTGTGTCGTGTGTTGATGTATTACAAACCGGAAGGTGAACTTTGTACTCGCAGTGATCCGGAAGGTCGTCCAACTGTATTCGATCGTTTACCACGCTTAAATGGCGCAAGATGGATTGCTGTCGGTCGTTTGGATATTAATACTTCAGGCTTATTGCTTTTCACAACAGATGGCGAATTAGCGAATTGTTTAATGCACCCAAGCCGTGAAGTTGAGCGTGAGTATTCTGTGCGTGTATTTGGTCAAGTAGACGATGCCATGTTAGCGCGTTTACGTAGAGGCGTACAGTTGGAAGATGGACCAGCTAATTTCAAAGAAATCAAATTTGCGGGCGGTATTGGGATTAACCAATGGTACGACGTGACCTTAATGGAAGGTCGTAACCGTGAAGTGCGTCGTCTGTGGGAATCTCAAGGTATTCAGGTGAGCCGCTTAATTCGTATTCGTTACGGCAACATTAAGCTAATGAAAGGCTTACCTCGTGGTGGCTGGGAAGAAATGGATCTGGAAAACGTCAACTATTTACGTGAATTAGTGGGCTTGCCACCTGAAACAGAAACTAAATTAGACGTGACGAAACCTCGTCGTCGACCAAAATCAGGTCAAATTCGTAAAGCAGTAAAACGTTATACTGAGTTAAGTAAACGCTATAAAAAATAG
- the cysB gene encoding HTH-type transcriptional regulator CysB translates to MKMQQLRYIVEIVNQNLNVTEAANALYTSQPGISKQVRLLEDELGLEIFERNGKHIKSITPAGKKIVAIARELLVKAQSIKSVANEYTCPNHGVLRIATTNTQARYMLPAVVERFSKQYPDVSLHIHQGSPTQIHDALISGEVDLAITTEAPYLFDDLIQLPCYLWNRSVIVKPDHPLAKVKNLTVEELGKYPLVTYTFGFTGVSDLDYAFNRAGILPNIVFTATDADVIKTYVRLGLGVGIMASMAHTPADKDLVAIDAGHLFRASMTQIAFKHSTFLRNYMYDFIEFFSPHLMRPMVEKAEKLRDNSAVKKLFDNVELEVK, encoded by the coding sequence ATGAAAATGCAGCAACTTCGCTACATTGTTGAGATTGTAAACCAAAATTTAAATGTGACTGAAGCCGCGAATGCGCTTTATACCTCTCAGCCAGGTATCAGTAAACAAGTTCGCTTGTTAGAAGATGAATTAGGTTTAGAGATTTTTGAGCGTAATGGTAAACACATTAAATCCATTACGCCAGCGGGTAAAAAGATCGTCGCTATTGCTCGTGAGCTTTTAGTGAAAGCCCAAAGCATTAAATCAGTGGCCAATGAATATACTTGCCCGAATCATGGTGTGTTACGTATTGCGACAACTAATACGCAAGCGCGTTATATGTTGCCGGCTGTGGTGGAGCGTTTCTCTAAACAATATCCGGATGTGAGTTTACATATTCATCAAGGTTCACCGACGCAAATCCATGATGCATTGATTTCGGGCGAAGTGGATTTAGCGATCACAACAGAAGCGCCGTATCTTTTTGATGATTTGATTCAACTGCCTTGCTATTTGTGGAATCGTTCGGTGATTGTTAAACCGGACCATCCTTTAGCAAAAGTGAAAAATCTTACTGTTGAGGAGTTAGGTAAATATCCGTTAGTCACTTATACCTTCGGTTTTACCGGTGTGTCTGATTTGGATTATGCGTTTAACCGCGCGGGGATTCTGCCGAATATTGTGTTTACCGCAACGGATGCTGACGTGATTAAAACTTATGTGCGTTTAGGATTAGGTGTGGGCATCATGGCCTCTATGGCACATACACCAGCAGATAAGGATTTAGTGGCGATTGATGCAGGGCATTTGTTCCGTGCGAGTATGACGCAAATTGCGTTTAAACACAGTACTTTCTTACGCAACTATATGTATGACTTTATTGAGTTTTTCTCTCCGCACTTAATGCGTCCAATGGTTGAAAAAGCGGAGAAATTGCGTGATAACAGCGCGGTGAAGAAATTGTTTGATAATGTTGAATTAGAAGTGAAATAA
- a CDS encoding MFS transporter, with protein sequence MNLQKLLLTRRFFSTLAFFSMQTVFFIYLQGKGLSNSEIAFSLSLLFFCNQALAILAGIWGDRFGLAKMMLLGCFLDVIAYIFFLSADNYILLLIATTCFGLGSCLFGTNAKACLLVLAGEEYKEKTRLQGKYLKVTSMSSMFAPLLVIPFIKYNHIEWLIWVCFAMEAILFALMVKPFYQIQTLQTLVKFRFAQIKEIITKEFLLVHLMLFIPLSIATSFFVIFPFLFDNKLGMPEHSPIALFVNGLLTVSLQSYFSRKINLTIKQTLWVAPILAVGIILPWFITLKYISLVSAYIYLVIFTVIEVYALTAMANLLVKFDNGTNRGFIFGSSRLLLSIATVIVMNLVPHLFLL encoded by the coding sequence ATGAATTTACAAAAACTTTTACTGACTCGTCGTTTCTTTTCTACCCTTGCATTCTTTTCCATGCAAACGGTATTTTTCATCTACTTACAAGGAAAAGGCTTAAGCAACAGCGAAATTGCCTTTTCGCTCTCGTTGCTTTTCTTCTGTAACCAAGCATTGGCTATTTTAGCCGGTATCTGGGGTGACCGTTTTGGACTGGCCAAAATGATGTTACTTGGATGCTTTTTAGATGTGATCGCCTATATTTTCTTTCTCTCTGCTGACAATTACATTCTGCTTTTAATTGCCACCACCTGTTTTGGCCTAGGCAGCTGTTTGTTTGGTACCAATGCGAAAGCCTGCCTATTGGTTCTCGCGGGTGAAGAATACAAAGAGAAAACCCGATTACAGGGAAAATATTTAAAAGTCACCTCCATGTCGTCTATGTTTGCGCCTTTATTGGTGATTCCATTTATCAAATACAATCACATTGAATGGTTGATTTGGGTCTGCTTTGCAATGGAAGCGATTCTCTTTGCCCTAATGGTTAAACCGTTTTATCAAATTCAAACCTTGCAAACCTTAGTGAAATTTCGCTTTGCCCAAATTAAAGAAATCATCACTAAAGAATTTTTATTAGTGCATTTGATGTTGTTTATTCCCCTTTCCATTGCAACCTCATTCTTTGTGATCTTCCCGTTCCTATTTGATAACAAATTAGGCATGCCGGAACACTCCCCCATTGCACTTTTTGTAAATGGTTTGTTAACTGTATCACTACAAAGTTATTTTTCTCGAAAAATTAATTTAACGATTAAACAAACCCTATGGGTGGCACCAATCTTGGCTGTTGGTATTATCCTGCCTTGGTTTATTACGTTGAAATATATTTCTTTGGTTTCTGCTTATATTTACTTAGTCATTTTCACGGTGATTGAAGTCTATGCTTTAACGGCAATGGCAAATTTATTAGTAAAATTTGATAATGGTACAAACCGAGGTTTTATCTTTGGCTCATCACGATTATTACTTTCTATCGCAACAGTTATCGTCATGAACTTAGTGCCACATTTGTTTTTATTGTAA
- the prmB gene encoding 50S ribosomal protein L3 N(5)-glutamine methyltransferase has product METLHNQELVATILEDNVASELTTIQDFLRWTYSTFNRSDIYYGQGHDNAWDESLQLVLAGLQLPLDLPQDLFNSKLTHSEKETLVQLVLSRIEQRVPVAYLTNSAWFCGLEFYVDERTIIPRSPISALIQDKFAPLLKSEPKRILDLCTGSGCIAIATAEAFPEAEVDAVDLSVDALNVAEINIARHQLEHRVFPIQSDLFQNLFGQQYDLIVTNPPYVDEEDLADMPEEFHYEPELALGSGVDGLEITKQILKQAPDYLTPNGMLICEVGNSMVSLIEQYPDVPFEWVELKNGGLGVFAISREDLVKYHDSF; this is encoded by the coding sequence ATGGAAACCTTACACAATCAAGAACTTGTTGCGACAATTTTAGAAGATAATGTGGCAAGTGAATTAACAACTATTCAAGATTTTTTACGCTGGACATACAGCACATTTAACCGTTCTGATATTTACTACGGGCAAGGCCATGACAATGCGTGGGATGAAAGCCTTCAATTAGTCCTTGCGGGGCTTCAATTACCGCTCGATTTACCACAAGATTTGTTTAACAGTAAACTTACTCATTCAGAAAAAGAAACTTTAGTACAATTAGTTTTAAGTCGTATCGAACAACGTGTGCCAGTCGCTTATTTAACGAATAGTGCGTGGTTCTGCGGATTAGAGTTTTATGTGGATGAGCGCACAATTATTCCTCGCTCGCCAATTAGCGCATTAATCCAAGATAAATTTGCTCCGCTTTTAAAATCTGAACCCAAACGTATTTTAGATCTTTGTACTGGCAGTGGTTGTATTGCAATCGCAACAGCTGAAGCCTTTCCTGAAGCGGAAGTAGATGCGGTCGATCTTTCTGTGGATGCATTAAATGTGGCTGAAATCAATATTGCACGCCACCAATTAGAACATCGTGTTTTCCCGATTCAATCAGATTTATTCCAAAATCTCTTCGGTCAACAATATGATTTAATCGTCACCAATCCGCCTTATGTGGATGAAGAAGATTTGGCAGATATGCCGGAAGAATTCCACTATGAACCTGAGTTAGCCTTAGGTTCAGGTGTTGATGGGTTAGAAATTACAAAACAAATTTTAAAACAAGCACCAGATTATTTAACGCCAAATGGCATGCTCATTTGTGAAGTGGGCAACAGCATGGTAAGCCTTATCGAGCAATATCCAGATGTGCCATTTGAATGGGTTGAACTAAAAAATGGTGGCCTGGGTGTATTTGCCATTAGCCGCGAAGATTTAGTGAAATATCACGATTCTTTTTAA
- the smrB gene encoding endonuclease SmrB, protein MTEPDDFDLFRAETKGIKPIKQDTFVAPRQKSGQKKSHLRDIREKEDTLFYFSDEYEPLLNEHDGVIKYLREGEDSHLLKQLRRGDFSPELFLDLHGLTREQAKMELAALLLACEDEHVYCASIMTGYGTFTLKKQIPRWLVQHPKVRALHQAPKEWGGEAAILILVDV, encoded by the coding sequence ATGACAGAACCAGATGATTTTGATCTTTTTCGGGCAGAAACCAAAGGGATCAAACCTATTAAGCAAGATACCTTTGTGGCACCTCGTCAAAAGAGCGGTCAAAAAAAATCCCATTTACGTGATATTCGAGAAAAAGAAGATACGCTTTTCTATTTTTCTGATGAGTATGAACCCTTGCTAAATGAACATGATGGTGTCATCAAATATTTACGCGAAGGGGAAGATAGCCATTTATTGAAACAACTTCGTCGTGGCGATTTTTCACCTGAATTATTTTTGGATTTACATGGTTTAACCCGTGAACAAGCCAAAATGGAATTGGCAGCACTGTTGTTAGCTTGTGAAGATGAGCATGTTTATTGCGCGAGCATCATGACCGGCTATGGCACGTTTACGTTGAAAAAACAAATTCCACGTTGGTTAGTTCAGCATCCTAAAGTACGAGCGTTACACCAAGCTCCCAAAGAATGGGGCGGAGAAGCGGCGATACTCATTTTAGTGGATGTATAA
- the argS gene encoding arginine--tRNA ligase: protein MNIQSILSDKIKQAMIAAGADEQCDALIRQSGKPQFGDYQANGIMAAAKKLGLNPREFAQKVLDHADLSDVAEKTEIAGPGFINIFLNPTWLANNVSAALKDQNLGVSANEKQTIVIDYSSPNVAKEMHVGHLRSTIIGDAVVRTLEFLGHNVIRANHVGDWGTQFGMLIAYLEKMENEHASEMELQDLEAFYREAKKHYDEDEAFAEKARNYVVKLQGGDEYCRTMWKKLVDITMQQNQRNYDRLNVTLTEKDVMGESLYNPMLPAIVEDLKKQGLAVEDEGALVVYLDEFKNKEGEPMGVIVQKKDGGFLYTTTDIAAAKYRYETLKADRALVFSDTRQSQHMQQAWLITRKAGYVPDSFSLEHKNFGMMLGKDGKPFKTRTGGTVKLADLLDEAIERATVLINEKNTNLSDEEKTAVIEAVGIGSVKYADLSKNRTTDYVFDWDNMLSFEGNTAPYMQYAYTRIRSIFNKADVNPTALAEAKIQLSDEKERALAIKLLQFEEAVQTVGKEGTPHVLCAYLYELAGIFSSFYEHCPILNAEDENVKLSRLKLASLTEKTLKQGLALLGIKTIEKM, encoded by the coding sequence GTGAATATTCAATCTATTTTATCCGATAAAATTAAACAAGCGATGATTGCTGCTGGCGCAGATGAACAATGTGATGCGCTTATTCGCCAATCAGGTAAACCACAATTTGGCGATTACCAAGCAAACGGCATCATGGCTGCTGCTAAAAAACTAGGTTTAAATCCACGTGAATTTGCACAAAAAGTATTAGATCATGCTGATCTTTCTGATGTCGCAGAAAAAACTGAAATTGCTGGTCCAGGTTTTATTAATATTTTCTTAAATCCAACTTGGTTAGCGAATAACGTTTCTGCTGCATTAAAAGATCAAAATCTTGGTGTCAGCGCAAATGAAAAACAAACCATCGTGATTGATTATTCTTCACCAAACGTTGCGAAAGAAATGCACGTAGGTCACTTACGTTCTACCATAATCGGTGATGCCGTTGTTCGTACCCTTGAATTTTTAGGTCACAACGTTATTCGTGCGAATCACGTGGGTGACTGGGGTACGCAATTTGGTATGCTTATTGCTTATCTTGAAAAAATGGAAAATGAACACGCAAGCGAAATGGAACTTCAAGATCTTGAAGCATTCTATCGCGAAGCGAAAAAACATTATGATGAAGATGAAGCTTTCGCTGAAAAAGCCCGTAACTATGTGGTGAAATTGCAAGGTGGAGATGAATATTGCCGTACAATGTGGAAAAAATTAGTTGATATCACCATGCAACAAAATCAACGTAACTATGATCGTTTGAATGTCACGTTGACCGAAAAAGATGTGATGGGTGAAAGTCTTTATAACCCGATGTTACCTGCTATCGTTGAAGATCTGAAAAAACAAGGTTTAGCAGTTGAAGATGAAGGTGCATTGGTCGTTTATCTTGATGAATTCAAAAACAAAGAAGGCGAACCGATGGGCGTTATCGTTCAGAAGAAAGATGGCGGTTTCCTTTATACCACTACCGATATCGCGGCGGCTAAATATCGTTATGAAACCTTAAAAGCGGATCGCGCATTAGTGTTCTCTGATACACGCCAAAGCCAACACATGCAACAAGCGTGGTTAATTACGCGTAAAGCAGGTTATGTGCCAGACAGCTTCTCACTTGAACATAAAAACTTCGGTATGATGTTGGGTAAAGATGGTAAACCATTCAAAACTCGTACTGGCGGCACCGTAAAATTAGCAGATTTATTAGATGAAGCTATTGAACGTGCCACTGTATTAATCAACGAGAAAAATACCAACTTATCTGATGAAGAAAAAACTGCGGTTATTGAAGCGGTGGGTATTGGCTCGGTGAAATATGCGGATCTTTCCAAAAACCGCACAACTGACTATGTGTTCGATTGGGATAATATGCTCAGTTTTGAAGGTAATACCGCGCCTTATATGCAATATGCTTATACGCGTATTCGTTCAATCTTCAATAAAGCAGATGTGAATCCAACCGCTCTTGCAGAAGCGAAAATTCAGCTTTCAGATGAAAAAGAACGTGCATTAGCGATCAAATTGCTTCAATTTGAAGAAGCGGTTCAAACGGTGGGCAAAGAAGGAACACCGCATGTGCTCTGTGCTTATTTATATGAGTTGGCGGGGATATTCTCTTCATTCTATGAACACTGCCCAATCTTAAATGCAGAAGATGAAAACGTAAAATTAAGCCGTTTAAAACTCGCTTCTCTTACAGAGAAAACCTTAAAACAAGGTTTAGCGTTATTAGGCATTAAGACAATCGAAAAAATGTAA
- a CDS encoding VOC family protein — protein MSNLMEKSTALYQELPLFQEKIQQLAAVMKVNLADYQIDHLALRANTEEKAKNWLTELLKCGRILSDNIVNGRPIYLIELDEPVDFIGQPVDVIELPFPKNKQYPQETWEHIEIVMPLLSHESVEDWVNRICNTFLWKELTQLTMKVSEPKVEGEQLPNPSIAVSFVDKTENHVCIKVHPYTIKKILEV, from the coding sequence ATGTCAAATTTAATGGAAAAATCGACCGCACTTTATCAGGAGTTGCCTTTATTTCAGGAAAAAATTCAGCAATTAGCTGCCGTCATGAAAGTGAATTTAGCGGATTATCAAATTGATCATTTAGCTTTAAGAGCAAATACTGAAGAAAAAGCAAAAAATTGGCTGACAGAGTTATTAAAGTGCGGTAGAATTTTAAGCGATAATATCGTCAATGGGCGTCCTATCTATTTGATTGAATTAGATGAGCCAGTTGATTTCATTGGTCAGCCTGTCGATGTTATTGAATTACCGTTTCCTAAAAATAAACAATATCCCCAAGAAACTTGGGAACATATTGAAATTGTAATGCCGCTTTTATCTCATGAATCTGTTGAGGATTGGGTTAATCGAATTTGCAATACATTTTTATGGAAGGAACTAACTCAATTAACCATGAAGGTGAGCGAACCTAAGGTGGAAGGGGAGCAATTGCCCAATCCATCCATTGCAGTGAGTTTTGTTGATAAAACAGAAAATCACGTTTGCATAAAGGTTCATCCTTATACAATAAAGAAAATACTCGAGGTTTAG
- a CDS encoding glycine zipper 2TM domain-containing protein has product MKKVTVALALMMSIGLTGCANTDIFSGDVYEAGQAKEARSISYGTIVSVRPVKIQADNPGVIGTVGGGALGGIAGSTIGGGTGQAIATAVGAIGGAIIGSKAEEKMSQVNGAELVIRKDNREEIVVVQKADPSFQAGRRVRIVGGSSLNVSVIN; this is encoded by the coding sequence ATGAAAAAAGTAACAGTAGCATTAGCACTTATGATGTCTATCGGCTTAACCGGTTGTGCAAACACTGATATTTTTAGCGGTGATGTGTATGAAGCTGGACAAGCAAAAGAAGCGCGTTCAATTAGCTATGGTACTATTGTTTCTGTTCGTCCTGTTAAAATCCAAGCGGATAATCCAGGTGTAATCGGTACAGTTGGTGGTGGTGCTTTAGGTGGTATCGCTGGTAGTACAATTGGCGGTGGCACTGGACAAGCAATTGCAACTGCAGTAGGTGCAATTGGTGGGGCGATTATTGGTAGCAAAGCTGAAGAGAAAATGAGCCAAGTTAATGGTGCAGAGCTTGTTATCAGAAAAGATAATAGAGAAGAGATCGTTGTGGTTCAAAAAGCCGATCCAAGTTTTCAAGCTGGTCGTCGCGTAAGAATCGTTGGCGGTTCATCATTAAATGTTTCTGTTATCAACTAA
- the dapD gene encoding 2,3,4,5-tetrahydropyridine-2,6-dicarboxylate N-succinyltransferase has protein sequence MSNLQQVIEAAFEKRAEITPKTVDAQTRAAIEEVIEGLDSGKYRVAEKIDGEWVTHQWLKKAVLLSFRINDNQIIDGAETKYYDKVALKFADYTEERFAQEGFRVVPSATVRKGAYISKNCVLMPSYVNIGAYVGEGTMVDTWATVGSCAQIGKNVHLSGGVGIGGVLEPLQANPTIIGDNCFIGARSEVVEGVIVEDGCVISMGVFIGQSTKIYDRETGEVFYGRVPAGSVVVSGSLPSKCGKYSLYCAVIVKKVDAKTLGKVGINELLRSIEE, from the coding sequence ATGTCAAATTTACAACAAGTTATTGAAGCTGCATTTGAAAAACGTGCGGAAATTACCCCTAAAACAGTTGATGCACAAACTCGTGCAGCAATCGAAGAAGTGATCGAAGGATTAGATAGCGGTAAATACCGTGTTGCAGAAAAGATTGATGGTGAATGGGTGACTCACCAATGGTTGAAAAAAGCAGTATTATTATCTTTCCGTATCAATGATAACCAAATCATTGATGGTGCAGAAACCAAATACTATGACAAAGTAGCATTAAAATTTGCTGACTATACCGAAGAGCGTTTTGCTCAAGAAGGTTTCCGTGTCGTACCTTCTGCAACAGTACGTAAAGGCGCATACATTTCTAAAAACTGTGTATTGATGCCTTCTTATGTCAATATCGGTGCATATGTGGGTGAAGGTACCATGGTTGATACATGGGCAACTGTTGGTTCATGTGCGCAAATTGGTAAAAATGTACACTTATCTGGTGGTGTAGGCATCGGTGGTGTATTAGAGCCATTACAAGCAAACCCAACCATTATTGGCGATAACTGTTTTATCGGTGCACGTTCTGAAGTGGTTGAAGGCGTGATTGTTGAAGATGGTTGTGTGATCTCTATGGGCGTATTCATTGGTCAATCAACTAAAATCTATGATCGTGAAACGGGTGAAGTGTTCTACGGTCGCGTTCCTGCGGGTTCTGTGGTTGTTTCAGGTAGCCTTCCATCAAAATGTGGTAAATACAGCTTATACTGTGCAGTGATCGTGAAAAAAGTTGATGCAAAAACTTTAGGTAAAGTGGGTATCAATGAGTTATTACGTTCTATTGAAGAGTAA
- the tehB gene encoding SAM-dependent methyltransferase TehB: MTNELICYKQMPVWTKDKLPKMFQEKHNTKVGTWGKLTVLKGKLKFYELTEDGDIITEHIFTPESNIPFVEPQAWHRVEALSDDLECTLGFYCKKEDYFSKKYNMTATHGDVVDAAKIIKPCKVLDLGCGQGRNSLYLSLKGYDVTSWDHNENSIAFLNETKDKENLNIKTAVYDINTANIQENYDFIVSTVVFMFLNRERIPAIIKNMQEHTNPGGYNLIVAAMSTPEVPCPLPFSFTFSEGELKEYYKDWEFLEYNENMGELHKTDENGNRIKLKFATMLARKK, translated from the coding sequence ATGACAAACGAACTTATCTGCTATAAACAAATGCCGGTTTGGACAAAAGATAAACTACCTAAAATGTTCCAAGAAAAACACAATACTAAAGTGGGCACTTGGGGCAAACTTACAGTATTGAAAGGTAAGCTTAAGTTTTATGAGCTAACTGAAGATGGTGATATTATTACTGAGCATATTTTCACGCCAGAAAGTAACATTCCGTTTGTCGAGCCACAAGCCTGGCATCGAGTTGAAGCCCTTTCTGATGACTTAGAATGTACGCTTGGTTTTTATTGCAAAAAAGAAGACTATTTCAGCAAAAAATACAACATGACTGCAACGCACGGTGATGTGGTTGATGCCGCTAAAATTATTAAGCCTTGCAAAGTGTTAGATTTAGGTTGCGGACAAGGTCGTAACTCCCTTTATTTAAGTTTAAAAGGTTATGATGTGACTTCTTGGGATCACAACGAAAACAGCATTGCCTTCTTAAACGAAACTAAAGATAAAGAAAACTTAAATATCAAAACTGCTGTTTATGATATTAACACCGCTAATATTCAAGAAAACTACGACTTTATTGTATCAACCGTGGTATTTATGTTCTTAAATCGTGAGCGAATTCCAGCTATTATTAAGAATATGCAAGAACACACCAACCCAGGTGGTTACAACTTAATTGTAGCCGCAATGTCTACACCTGAGGTGCCTTGTCCACTTCCGTTCTCATTTACATTCTCTGAAGGTGAATTGAAAGAATATTATAAAGATTGGGAATTCTTAGAATATAACGAAAATATGGGCGAATTACATAAAACCGACGAAAACGGCAATCGCATTAAGTTAAAATTTGCGACAATGTTAGCAAGAAAAAAATAA